GTTGCTCCAAGCTTGCGACCGAGATCAAGGCGATATCTGCGGATCATCTGCTGAAAACGCCAGAGAATATCATAAGAAAAATGAGCATCAATAAGACAATTGCAGTATTAATGCCTGCCACACCATATATGCTTTTTAGTAGAGAGTATGCAGATGCCAGAAAATTTATAGAAAATAATGTGTCAGTAGCACTGGGTACGGATCTTAACCCAAACTGTTACAATGAAAATATGCAGATGGTAATCAGTCTCGCGCTTACACAGATGAAGATGAGCATTGAAGAAACCATAACTGCATCCACGCTTAATGCGGCCAGCGCCATAGGAATGGCTGATAAGATAGGTACTTTAGAGGTTGGAAAACAGGCAGACATTATTATTTTAAATGTGCCTGATTACAGGTTTCTGGGGTACCACTTTGGTGTAAATCTGGTCAATGATGTAATAAAAAAAGGAAAGGTAATTGTCAAAGATCAAAAACTTCAATACTTATAAAATCCTTCGCCAGACTTTCTGCCTAATTTCCCGGCAGCCACCATTTTCTTTAATAGGGGACATGGGCTGTATTTTTGGTTTCCAAAGTCTCGGTACAACACATTCATTATGTCAAGACATACATCCAAACCGATCAGATCTGCAAGTTCTAACGGGCCCATCGGCATATTAAATCCTAGCTTGGCAATGGAATCTATGGACTCTTTTGTGGCAATGTTTTCTTGCAGAGTATAGATACCCTCATTTATAAACGGCATCAAAATCCTGTTTGCAACAAACCCCGGGTAATCAGATACAAGCACAGGAACTTTGCCAACTTTCTTTGCAAAGTCTGTTACTTTCATTATCGTATCATCAGAAGTGCCCAGTCCTCTTACTATCTCTACTAGTTTTAAAACTGGAACGGGATTGAAGAAATGCATACCTACTACATTTTCAGGTCTGTCTGTAAAAGAGCCTAACTGCGTGATAGAGATTGAAGAGGTATTGGAAGCAAGTATTGCCTGCCTGTTCGCAATTTCATTGAGCTTTTTAAATAACTTCTTTTTTTCTTCAATATTCTCTATTATTGCCTCCACAACAAGATCTGCATCTTTTGCAACATTCAGATCGGTAGTGTACATAATTCTGTTCAACGCTTCATCCACAGAGCCAATTACTGCACCTTTGCTAGACATCTTTTCCAAGTTTTTCTTTATTTTGATCCTGGCATTATCCAGATACTTCTGATCCACATCTAGTAGGAATACAGAAAAATCATTTGCTGCAAACACTGTAGCAATACCATGTCCCATTGTTCCAGCTCCAAACACCACAATTTTTTCTTTTTGCATTTTATTTCACCTTCACATTTTTAGATTTTCTATAAGCATAGAAACTGCATTTCCGCCACCCAAGCATAGAGAAGCAATACCATATCTTTTTTTGTAATGGATCAGGTTATATATCAACGTGGTTAACACTCTTGCACCACTTGCACCTAAAGGATGTCCTAGAGCCACAGCACCTCCGTTCACATTGAATTTATCGTCAGGGATATTCAATGCTTTTTTCACAGCTACGCTAGCAGATGCATAAGCCTCATTGTGTTCGAACAGATCTATGTCTTCAACTTTAAATCCTGTTTTTTCTAATAGTTTTTTAATGCCGGGTATAGGTGCTTCCATAACATATAGCGGATCTACTCCCACAGAGTTATATCCTATAATCTTCATGAGCGGCTCGATGTCAAGCTCCCTAGCTTTATCATCGGACATAACAGCCAAAGCGCCGGCACCATCGCTAAGCTGTGAAGCATTACCGGCAGTAACAAACTTACCATCTTTCGCCACGGTTTTTAATTTTAATAACTTTTCAATAGTAGTGTCTGGTCTAATCCCCTCATCTGTGTTAATCACAGCATTTGAGACTTTAACAGGAATAATCTCATCTGCAAACAGACCATTGACAGTAGCTTTATTAGCTTTCATATGACTTTGATATGCAAATTCATCAATCTCTTCTCTAGTAAGTTTGTATTTCTCTGCTATGACTTCCCNNNNNNNNNNNNNNNNNNNNNNNNNNNNNNNNNNNNNNNNNNNNNNNNNNNNNNNNNNNNNNNNNNNNNNNNNNNNNNNNNNNNNNNNNNNNNNNNCTCCCGTCTTTATCATGTGTACATTGTAATAGGCATCCCATAGTCCGTCTACAATCATCGCATCCTCAAATATTGTATTATCATATTTCAACCCAAACCGAGCGCCACGAACATAATAAGGCGAGTTGCTCATGTTCTCCATTCCTCCGGCTATCACGATCTGGTTGTCACCAGCCTTGATAGACTGAGCTGCTAACATCACAGACTTTAAGCCCGAACCACATACCTTGTTAACCGTAAAAGGGCTTATGCTATATGAAAATCCAGCCTTCAAAGCAGCCTGCCTTGCCGGGTTTTGCCCCAATCCGCAAGAGATCACGTTTCCCATAATTACCTCATCTACAGATTCTGAATTTATATTTGCCCTTCTAAGTGCTTCCTTGATTGTGATAGCACCAAGTTCGTTTGCAGATACTCCTAAAAAACCTTTTCCATATTTTCCAACCGGTGTCCTTACAGCAGAAACTATAACAGGATTCATAATGATACATAATTGAAATATCATTAATAAATTTTTCATTATCTAGATTTTGTCATTACTTTTATGAGAAAAGTTTATTTGGCAAAGTCATTATAAAGAATTCCTTAATAAATTAAGAGATATAATCGACAATTAACGAATATTAAAAACGATGAAATTATATATATAATAGTTATAATGGTTTATGGTGATATTATAATGGTTGGAATTTTGACATATGGATCTTATATCCCTAGGTATAGAATAAAAACTGAAGAAATAGCTAAGATGTGGGGTGAAGATGCGGAGGATATAAAAAATGGGTTGTATATCTACAGTAAAA
This genomic interval from Thermoplasmata archaeon contains the following:
- a CDS encoding 3-hydroxyacyl-CoA dehydrogenase NAD-binding domain-containing protein, whose product is MQKEKIVVFGAGTMGHGIATVFAANDFSVFLLDVDQKYLDNARIKIKKNLEKMSSKGAVIGSVDEALNRIMYTTDLNVAKDADLVVEAIIENIEEKKKLFKKLNEIANRQAILASNTSSISITQLGSFTDRPENVVGMHFFNPVPVLKLVEIVRGLGTSDDTIMKVTDFAKKVGKVPVLVSDYPGFVANRILMPFINEGIYTLQENIATKESIDSIAKLGFNMPMGPLELADLIGLDVCLDIMNVLYRDFGNQKYSPCPLLKKMVAAGKLGRKSGEGFYKY
- a CDS encoding thiolase family protein, producing the protein EVIAEKYKLTREEIDEFAYQSHMKANKATVNGLFADEIIPVKVSNAVINTDEGIRPDTTIEKLLKLKTVAKDGKFVTAGNASQLSDGAGALAVMSDDKARELDIEPLMKIIGYNSVGVDPLYVMEAPIPGIKKLLEKTGFKVEDIDLFEHNEAYASASVAVKKALNIPDDKFNVNGGAVALGHPLGASGARVLTTLIYNLIHYKKRYGIASLCLGGGNAVSMLIENLKM
- a CDS encoding beta-ketoacyl synthase N-terminal-like domain-containing protein, which encodes MNPVIVSAVRTPVGKYGKGFLGVSANELGAITIKEALRRANINSESVDEVIMGNVISCGLGQNPARQAALKAGFSYSISPFTVNKVCGSGLKSVMLAAQSIKAGDNQIVIAGGMENMSNSPYYVRGARFGLKYDNTIFEDAMIVDGLWDAYYNVHMIKTG